Proteins encoded by one window of Asterias rubens chromosome 18, eAstRub1.3, whole genome shotgun sequence:
- the LOC117302688 gene encoding cationic amino acid transporter 4-like has product MACSNVIRNLCRLKTLDLSTDETKLKKCLSCLDLTLMGVSGMVGVTLYVLTGVVAKEIAGPSMVLSLVFGCLAAMLAALCYAELGSIFTKTGSAYLFTYSIIGEFPAFLVGWSILLEYILSTAVVASGWSGYLDSLTNHKISNFTVEVLMGGETWNTSFVTEVPDIVGGFVTLLILLVVGLGTYLSSSVNNVLLMINIGIVAFISIGGFIFADGNNWTERGFFPFGFGGTLSGAAIVFIGYVGFDIIAVSAEEAIDSHKNVPRAIIASLVIVAIIYTIVAVSLTLAVPFYEIDISAVLATPFVKHNLIWAKYIVDIGALCSMGACLVPSAYAMPRITYAMGVDGLLFKFFTTVHPTTRTPLAGTLCIGTFTTFLVVFFDLSTLSNVLSIGTLVAFNMVAVCVMFLRYQKTSLTRHILQHNTITSSQDGDADDEDDENTTRFLDNHDNDQPVTGGALKPRFQFLTTMNSYPPCMVPSVCIVTTTCLLVLLVAIGVIFMDKIKAGDWWVILLVIVLTVSTLLTFIPITLHEQVNIGSPFKTPLVPFIPVLSILINTMFIMQLSTATWIRFAIWIAIGTAIYLLYGYHHSVENLAVKELTVSEGQYTVLNNTVTDDVTDYVMKPSLVMPQPPRRKKEGFSK; this is encoded by the exons ATGGCGTGCAGTAATGTCATTAGGAATTTGTGTCGCCTTAAGACTTTGGACTTGAGCACAGATGAAACTAAACTGAAGAAATGTCTGTCATGTCTTGATCTGACGTTGATGGGTGTCTCTGGTATGGTTGGTGTTACTTTGTATGTTTTAACTGGAGTTGTGGCAAAGGAAATTGCTGGACCATCCATGGTTCTATCTCTAGTTTTCGGTTGTTTAGCCGCCATGTTGGCTGCGTTATGTTATGCTGAATTGGGAAGTATCTTCACTAAAACAGGCTCAGCATATTTATTCACCTACTCCATTATTGGCGAGTTTCCAGCCTTCTTAGTTGGTTGGAGTATACTACTGGAATATATCTTGAGTACTGCAGTTGTTGCTAGCGGCTGGTCGGGATATTTAGATTCCTTGACAAATCATAAAATATCTAACTTCACTGTTGAAGTTTTGATGGGTGGAGAAACGTGGAACACATCCTTTGTGACTGAAGTTCCTGATATAGTTGGTGGCTTCGTTACGCTACTAATTTTACTTGTCGTTGGACTTGGCACTTACTTGAGTTCTTCTGTTAACAATGTCTTACTAATGATTAACATTGGCATAGTTGCCTTTATAAGCATTGGTGGTTTCATCTTTGCGGATGGAAACAACTGGACGGAGAGGGGGTTTTTCCCGTTCGGATTTGGCGGGACATTGTCTGGTGCTGCTATTGTATTTATTGGTTATGTTGGTTTTGATATAATTGCTGTCTCTGCAGAAGAAGCTATTGATAGTCACAAAAACGTACCACGAGCTATCATTGCATCTCTTGTCATTGTAGCAATTATATACACCATTGTAGCCGTGAGCTTAACCCTAGCTGTACCGTTCTACGAAATCGACATCAGTGCTGTACTAGCAACCCCATTTGTTAAGCATAACTTGATATGGGCCAAATATATTGTCGATATTGGTGCATTGTGTTCTATGGGTGCTTGTTTAGTGCCGTCAGCCTATGCAATGCCAAGAATAACGTACGCTATGGGAGTTGATGGTCTACTCTTTAAGTTTTTCACCACGGTCCACCCTACGACTCGGACCCCACTTGCAGGAACACTTTGCATAGGGACATTCACAACTTTTCTTGTGGTTTTCTTCGATCTGTCCACCCTGTCCAATGTGCTTTCCATCGGGACACTAGTTGCGTTCAACATGGTCGCAGTGTGCGTCATGTTTCTACGATACCAGAAAACTAGTCTCACTCGTCATATCCTTCAACATAATACTATTACGTCATCACAAGATGGCGACGcggatgatgaagatgatgagaaTACAACCCGTTTCCTTGACAACCACGACAACGATCAACCCGTCACTGGAGGAGCGTTAAAACCCAGATTTCAGTTCCTAACAACTATGAATAGCTACCCACCTTGCATGGTTCCGAGTGTATGTATTGTGACTACTACATGCCTTTTAGTACTCTTGGTGGCAATTGGTGTTATCTTCATGGATAAAATCAAAGCAGGAGACTGGTGGGTTATTCTACTTGTCATAGTTCTCACCGTCTCAACTCTATTGACATTTATCCCCATCACTCTCCATGAGCAAGTTAACATTGGATCGCCATTTAAG ACTCCGCTTGTACCGTTTATTCCCGTGTTGAGTATACTGATCAACACCATGTTCATTATGCAGCTATCGACTGCAACTTGGATTCGTTTCGCTATATGGATTGCAATTG GAACCGCGATCTACTTGCTGTACGGTTATCATCACAGCGTGGAGAATTTAGCAGTAAAAGAATTAACAGTATCTGAAGGTCAGTACACTGTCTTAAATAACACCGTCACCGATGATGTCACAGATTACGTCATGAAACCATCACTCGTAATGCCGCAACCTCCCAGACGTAAGAAGGAAGGTTTCTCTAAATGA
- the LOC117302402 gene encoding peroxisome biogenesis factor 2-like: MAAASTEEGGKGGTGDSKGVVLRVTQLDSSQLDSELHQLLKAQFYRIFRFLKPGILAYIEPELNALLRLLTWQFSINAVGATLGQRMMNLKYNNEKLVTSDLVKSQRYLYACVLIGAKWLQERSADLSSSTNHIQAFKLMWKAIYLLEKLFSIASLVNFLVFLQDGRYQFLHERILGIRAEFAQRQSIRQVSFEFMTRELLWHGFAEFLFFLLPFINFRRIRNFVQRQLFRPSQIASSQHRLKRHSSHYTECGICGEWPTTPREIGCCHVFCYYCIQSNFLADPSYTCPLCSQPVEDVTNIRPITCDVR; the protein is encoded by the exons atgGCGGCGGCCTCCACTGAAGAAGGCGGAAAAGGCGGAACTGGTGACAGTAAAGGAGTTGTTCTTCGAGTTACACAG TTGGATTCCAGTCAGTTAGACAGTGAACTACATCAACTCCTGAAGGCACAATTCTACAGGATTTTCCGctttttaaag CCTGGGATACTTGCctatattgagccagaattaaATGCTCTTCTACGCTTACTAACATGGCAG TTTTCAATCAACGCAGTTGGTGCAACGTTAGGTCAACGAATGATGAATCTCAAATATAATAATGAGAAACTGGTGACCTCTGACCTAGTCAAATCACAACGATACCTCTATGCCTGTGTCCTGATTGGTGCAAAGTGGCTGCAAGAACGATCAGCTGACCTGTCAAGTTCAACCAATCACATACAAGCTTTCAAACTG ATGTGGAAAGCGATTTATCTCTTGGAGAAGCTATTCAGCATTGCATCACTTGTCAACTTCTTGGTGTTTTTACAAGATGGCCGCTATCAGTTTCTTCATGAGAGAATCTTGGGGATCCGAGCCGAGTTTGCTCAACGTCAATCAATCAGACAG GTGAGCTTTGAATTTATGACGAGGGAGCTTCTTTGGCACGGTTTTGCAGAATTCCTTTTCTTCCTTCTTCCTTTCATCAACTTCCGAAGAATTCGTAATTTCGTTCAACGTCAACTCTTCAGACCTAGTCAGATTGCTTCCAGTCAGCATAGATTAAAGAGACATTCTAGCCATTATACAGAATGTGGAATCTGTGGAGAATGGCCGACCACTCCGAGGGAAATAGGCTGCTGTCATGTCTTCTGTTATTATTGTATTCAG AGTAATTTCTTGGCAGATCCTTCCTACACATGTCCACTTTGTTCTCAACCAGTAGAAGATGTCACAAACATTCGACCAATCACATGTGATGTAAGATAA